A window of the Vigna angularis cultivar LongXiaoDou No.4 chromosome 3, ASM1680809v1, whole genome shotgun sequence genome harbors these coding sequences:
- the LOC108344150 gene encoding uncharacterized protein LOC108344150 has translation MQRPSKRKLIPPSALDISYIDTVPKSSPRIGHQYQIEVPSMIKESELAHNEVEDSGHKGWRYLGHNDGAFNITVPVAEANWNSSWSDADVKSFLLGLFIFGKNFVQIKRFLDNKVMGEILSFYYGKFYKSDEYCRWSDCKKIKGRKCITGDKLFSGQKHIELLFRLTVRVSEEYKDALQQVSMSYSEGRTSLEEYVSSLKSTVGLGVLVEAVGIGKGKEDLTSPAMEWGKKTQACSIQASKTWSSLEPCDIIKHLTGDYQSRKAKSNDIFWEAVWPRLLARGWHSEKLKKQGHLSSKNVVVFLLPGVKKFSKRKLVKGDHYFDSVRDVLSKVIAEPNLLKVEVLNTKVGGCNEKKAEKGSNEDGQPDNHHHCYLKHQVSTNCANHSKGKVDNICPRETEAAMIHSQENNNNADFYKGKISQKTVKIR, from the exons ATGCAGCGTCCATCTAAAAGGAAGCTAATTCCTCCAAGTGCTCTTGATATAAGCTACATAGATACAGTCCCAAAGTCAAGTCCTCGAATTGGTCATCAATACCAGATAGAAGTTCCTTCCATGATAAAAGAATCAGAACTTGCACATAATGAAGTGGAGGATAGTGGACATAAAGGGTGGAGATATCTTGGACACAATGATGGTGCATTCAATATAACTGTACCAGTAGCAGAAGCTAATTGGAATAGCTCGTGGAGTGATGCTGATGTAAAAAGCTTTCTCCTTGGTTTATTTATCTTCGGAAAAAACTTTGTTCAGATAAAAAGATTTCTAGATAACAAAGTGATGGGAGAAATATTGTCATTTTACTATGGAAAGTTTTACAAGTCCGATGAATACTGTAGATGGTCAGActgcaagaaaataaaagggaGAAAATGTATAACAGGAGACAAACTTTTTTCTGGTCAGAAACATATTGAACTGTTGTTTCGCTTGACTGTCCGTGTCTCAGAAGAATATAAAGATGCTTTGCAACAG GTTTCAATGTCCTATTCGGAGGGGAGAACTTCTCTAGAGGAATACGTCTCTTCTTTGAAGTCAACTGTTGGACTTGGTGTTCTTGTGGAAGCTGTAGGGATTGGTAAGGGGAAGGAAGACCTTACCAGCCCAGCCATGGAATGGGGGAAGAAAACCCAGGCTTGTTCTATACAAGCTAGCAAAACTTGGTCATCTCTTGAACCCTGTGATATAATCAAGCATTTGACTGGAGACTATCAATCCAGGAAAGCCAAAAGTAATGATATATTCTGGGAAGCTGTTTGGCCTCGCTTACTGGCAAGAGGTTGGCACTCGGAGAAACTAAAGAAACAGGGCCATCTTAGCTCCAAAAATGTTGTGGTCTTTCTTCTACCTGGTGTTAAAAAGTTTTCCAAGAGAAAACTTGTAAAAGGTGATCATTACTTTGATTCTGTCAGAGATGTCTTGAGCAAAGTGATAGCTGAACCAAATCTTCTTAAAGTTGAAGTTCTAAACACAAAAGTTGGTGGCTGCAATGAGAAAAAAGCAGAAAAGGGATCTAACGAGGATGGTCAACCTGACAACCATCACCATTGTTACCTCAAACACCAAGTTTCTACTAACTGTGCAAACCACAGTAAAGGTAAGGTTGACAACATTTGTCCGAGAGAGACCGAAGCTGCTATGATACACAGCcaagagaataataataatgctGATTTCTATAAAGGAAAAATATCGCAGAAAACTGTGAAAATCAGATGA